In Nodosilinea sp. FACHB-141, a single window of DNA contains:
- a CDS encoding 2-phosphosulfolactate phosphatase family protein, with product MKLFLFHTPEEVPEQGAPDCAIAIDVLRATTTMAAALAAGAEAIQVFSDIDDLLTTSETWPTDKRLRAGERGGGKVEGCDLGNSPLDHSPERSGGKRLFMSTTNGTRCLKRIEHAPTVITAALTTRQAVVDFVLSQQPETVWIVGSGWEGTYSLEDTVCAGAIIHGIIAATGQTFKDLAGNDAAIAAVSLYLQWQDQLLDLMHYASHGQRLLRLNNEADLQYCAQLDVLNIVPRQHELGVLGL from the coding sequence GTGAAACTATTTCTATTCCATACTCCTGAAGAAGTGCCTGAGCAGGGTGCGCCCGACTGTGCGATCGCTATCGATGTGCTGCGGGCCACCACCACCATGGCGGCAGCCCTGGCGGCGGGGGCCGAGGCCATTCAAGTGTTTAGTGACATCGACGACCTGCTCACCACCAGCGAAACCTGGCCTACCGACAAACGCCTGCGGGCGGGCGAACGGGGCGGCGGCAAAGTTGAGGGCTGCGACCTGGGCAACTCGCCGCTCGATCACTCCCCCGAAAGGTCAGGCGGCAAGCGCCTGTTTATGAGCACCACCAATGGCACTCGCTGCCTCAAGCGCATCGAGCACGCCCCCACAGTGATCACCGCCGCCCTAACTACCCGCCAGGCCGTAGTGGATTTTGTGCTCAGTCAGCAACCAGAAACCGTGTGGATCGTGGGCTCGGGTTGGGAGGGCACCTACTCTTTAGAAGACACCGTCTGTGCTGGAGCCATCATTCACGGCATTATTGCCGCGACGGGGCAGACATTTAAGGATTTGGCGGGGAATGACGCGGCGATCGCCGCCGTCAGCCTTTACCTCCAGTGGCAAGACCAGCTGCTCGACTTGATGCACTACGCCAGCCACGGCCAGCGTCTGCTGCGCCTCAACAACGAAGCCGACCTGCAATATTGCGCTCAGCTCGACGTGCTCAACATCGTGCCCCGCCAGCATGAGCTAGGGGTTCTGGGCCTGTAG